The Scleropages formosus chromosome 15, fSclFor1.1, whole genome shotgun sequence genomic sequence TCAtcaagaagaggaaggagatgATCCGGTGAGAGTTCTATTCTCGTACCCATTTCATTGCTTTACTGTCCCTCTATAGCGGTATTTTGCAGAGCTAAACTATAATCTGTCTGTTAGTAACTGGAAGAGATAAAGGTGAGGGTACAGGCATGTGGGTCTCGCTAGAAGATAAGCTGCTGGAACTATTGATCTCAAAAGGCATTTTGCTCTGAGAAAATGTTGTTCTTTAACAACACATTGAATTACTGGGAAACATACAAGGCTACAGTAAGTCTGAAATTTTAACCTTATCATGGGATAAATATTGGTTTTGTGGCACTTCAAAGATTGAATTATTCTACTCCTAGTTAAAACGGACATTGGCTTTATATGTTGATGATATTCTAAATGTAATCATTCCCTACTTTCACATTCTACAACACACCGGGCACAGTTCTAATTAAAACTATTTGCAAACAAGACTTTGGCCGGAGTCAAATATCAGTTCCTTGGCTGAATATAGCAGCATACACATTTGACATGATCACCAGGCTCGGGACGTTCTTTCTCTGAGACATTTGGCTTCTCGATGGAGACAGACAGACCCCAGACTGGAAAAGACTTAATGCTGTTCAGAGGTAATACTCTAACTTAACTCAGATAACTGAAACATTGAAGAGGTCACAATCCATTCTCTAAAGGCTGTTATTCCTCTATATAAACTGcgaagctaaatgaataagtcgCAGTATATGcaattttacagtgtatttatatCTAACTGTGTCATACTTAAGCTGGCTACAGTGTGGAAATTACCATTCAGCTGTGACTAACTTGTCCTGGATCATAAAATTCATTCTGTCATACTGGTGGAACAAACCTCTCTTCTAACATCCTCTGCTATCGTGTGCAAATGTTAACAGCTGGTACTAGTGTCAAGTTAAATTCTTGGGTGTAAGGTTTCCACGGCTAAAAAGCTTGAGTGTTTGATTACATGACAATTCCACTGCATGCTTCCAGTGGGGGTTCACATTTAGTTGTTTAGACTGAAGAGATTTTCAGCAATTCAGATTTTATTCTGATACAGGGAGGGATCAACAGCAGTTGGCTTTCAGCTGCTCTGCATGGCTGACAGAGGGGTATCTTCAGAAAGTCATGAGATCACCAACTCATGAAGTCCTGTAAAACTCTGAGTACATCACTGTTGAGTCTTTTGTTTGCTTAAAGCTAGTTCTGTCCATTGATTGTGTTTTACTAGATAATCTAGTGATAATATACAGCAAATCAAGAGCAGAGTACTCAACAGTGGGTGGCATGGTTgttgtgtagtttgcatgttctgcccatgtctgcatgggtttcctcctggggcttgagtttcctcccacacaagGGCATGTCTAGAGGGGTggcatggggtggcactggccacccCTGAAATATgattgtgcccccccccccaatgccaTTGAGCTAGagtactgtcaatctgacaGTGCTCAATATCATTGGATCAGAGAGCTGTCAGTCGTTGCCTGATTTTCAATGCGGAATCAGAgtatcacatttttcaaataggAGGAGACATGAGTCGACCATAGACCATGTGTCTGTTTATGGCACGAACACACTCggttatatattttgaaatgtgcgGACTGGGATGTTGTCGTTCTCTGCAGCAATAATATGCATACGTGAACTCCAGATAACAGCAACGGTACTGGAGCTCAATTAACCTTGTAAAGACATCCCTCGTGGGTATAATGGCTTCAGAAGCTCCCAGGAGTTCCATTATATTATGTGGGTATCTTAGCTAACGTTCTGCCacccgtccgtccatccatggGCCCCCCCGACTGGTTCTTGttccccactgtgccacctcgtTCCAAAAATCCTGGAATCATCTctactcccacagtccaaagacaagcagttcaggtccGTAGGACACTCTAAAGTGCCCACACTACACAAGTGTGAgtaagtgtgtgcatgtgtggctaccctgcagtggaaGGAAGAAACTATTCCATAATGTAAAGAATTGGtgtattgttttgttgtttttggcaTAATCTTTTTCTGCATCAGTCATTGTAATGTATGAAAATTAAgcctgatggggaaaaaatttctataaaatgtgcattttaaaattttatccaATATAATTTATCCAACATTAATGAAGTAACCCAAATCATCAGGcaaattatacaaatatattttctgtattttccttGTTGGAAACTTTACTGAAAGCAGcttctttttttgcagtataCAATTTTAGTGTTTGTTCGGAACAGTCACTGTGAACATAAACCACGAGATGGAAACTCAGTAGCAGATTAGAGGTTTATAAATATTGTTGCGTGTAGCATTGTTCTACAGCGAGATGATCTTCACAGCCAgaagaaatatttcatatgcACATTTGCGTATTGCTTTTGAACATTTCCCTTGTATTCTATGCTATCTTGTGCTCTTgcaggagagaggaggaagaagtgAGGAAAGCCAAAGATGAATCAGAGCGACAAAAGCAGCAACAGGCGAGACAACAGCTCCTGCAGCATGGGATGCAATGGGGCTCAGGGTACCGCAGGTTCCCAGTGCCGTCCAAGGGCTGCAGTATCTCTCATTGGCAGGGGAGTGGAGCTGAATGGAGCTCTGTTGGAAGATGTCAAGGTTGGCCGAGAAACTGGCTCCCCAGCCACCAAGCTCGAAGTGCCACCTGGCACGCAGGGGCCAATGTCAGCTTCCACACCTGGAAATCTGTTGGTCCCTCAGGGGGCAGTTTAAGAAGTGAAGGACAAGACAAGAATCAGGGCTACCGGGGAATTCACAGTCAAGAGAGAGGCTTTGAATGGGGAAGCCGATTCCATTGGGAGCAAACAAGGGGTCCTCTCTTTGAGGGTATGGTGTCAGACCTGAACACAGACCTCAGAAGTGACAATTTCCCTCTTTTGAGTGCCATCCACGTTAACAAGGAGTACTCAGGGCAAAAGGAAAGGCATCAAGAATGGGCAGAAGCACGTCAGGATGCTAAGGTTGGgcatcaaaaaaaagaaaacttggcTGGAGACCATACCAAGGCAAGAACTTCAAAACCCTGCAGCAGCAATCCCAAGGATAAAGTGAATCGCTGGGCCCCATACCCTCCTGCCAAGTGCAGTGACGTCTTGCCCTGGAAGGAATCCAACGTCTGTCTGCCAGAAGGCTGTCAAGTAACACCTCCTGGGTCAATAAAGGACGTGACACTAAATATCAACTTAGAGCAGACTACCACACATTCAGATGGGATGTTGAGGAAGGgcttaaaagaaaaagatcGTGGTTCCCCAAGTCCTCAGGCCGAGCAGGGCAAGGACAGAAGGCACCGGAACAGCAGCAGTAGCCAAGGAGATTGTGTGgagccttcctcctcttccacacAGAAAGCAAGAATAAACTTGAAGAAGGCAACGTCAGGAGCCTACTCCACATCCGGATCACACCACAAAATCTCTAGTCAGGACTGTACAGAACTGAGATCTGGCATGAACAGTTCAGAGCCTCTGCAAGACCATTGCCCAAACTATGAGGGACAGAGGCACACTGGTGTGATAGGAAAGGTCAAGCATTTTGAAGACACATCCATGGTAGACCATGTGAAGGCTGTGCTGCTCATAAAGGAGGAACTGGAAGCAGAGAGCATTAAATATAAGGCAAACAAAATGAGAGAAGagacagtgaaaaagaaaatgaacctTCTGCCAATGAACAAGAGCCTTGACAGTGCAAGACACAACCCCTACACAGATGAAGCATCAAGATGTGTTAGCATTCAAACAGATTGCTCGTCTTGTACTCATTCTTCTTCGCTACAGTCCATACAGGTCAGCACATCTACCTGTGACACCGCTGGAGATGCTGCTTCTTCTGTTCAAGATGGTGAGGAGAAAGTGGAGAGGGAAGCAGAGGAAGAGAATGATGGTGACAAGCTCTGGGATGATTTAGccaaaaagaaaatatcaacTGTGGACAAGGGGTTGGGCTCAGACAGTGAAGCACAAAGTGGAGGTCAGTCACAGCCGCGCTCTGGATGTGAAGTTCCTGGCCTCAGCAAGCTGGGCTTCCCAGCCTCCCTCAAGCGGGACCTGACTCGACACATCGGTCATAAGAGCAAGGCAGGGGTCCGTGAGCCCAACTTGAACATTGCACGCCGCATCCGCGACATCAGTGGGACACGAAGGAGTGAGACGGAGAAGGACACAGGGCTTAAGCCCTCCTTGCGACAGCTTATCAGCTGTGCGGGGTCCCGGCGAAATGTGAACTGGGACCAGGTGTACCAGGAAGTCAACAAGAAGAAGCAGGAGCTGGGAAAGAGGATGCCCAGGTAGTACATGTCTATATATAGGCAACATCAAAGGTTACAGCTTTCAGGAAATAAATTTGAGaagttaaaaactgaaattgttTGGTTCAGTTTTAAATTTCAGATCAGCACAAAGATTTAATTGCCAGCCAAACAGAGTGAGAATAATTGGATTTTCTCagagacaatgtattttattacaaaattaaaatttggaTAACCATGATTAAAAAGCAAACTTGGTACTACTAGGTTAATctgtataattttactgtttAGATAAGGTATAAAGGAAGACCTCTAGTGTTAGCAGTGATGTTCAACAGTGTCCTTGTGGATCTGTCATCCTCTTCAGGTTTGGGATTGAGATGGTGGCCATTGATCAGTGTGACCAGGAAGAAATCAAccaagaagaggaaaaagacaTCACTTTGACAGAGGGCTTCCACTGGGAGTCCATCTGTGCGTCCAGTACTGCTTTCCGCAGTGCAACCCCTCGTAAGCAGGCTTCCTCTGAGGGCACTCCGGCAATGGATCACACGGACATTGGGCTGTCCCAGTTACCGACAGCTACGGAAGGTGGTGACTGTCCAGAGCCCAACGCCTCCGAAGGTCACTCTAGGGGACCATGTAGTGATTCATTCCAAATATCAGGGAAAGCCAGTATCAAGGTAGAGACAGTGGGGGACGATGAGAAACGGGAGTCAGCAGATACCGTAGAAGTTGTCCAGGACCCTGACTCTGTGGAAGGCTACAGCAGCTGCGCATCTGGGCCAGAGCAGAATGACACACAGAGTACGGGAAAGAAGCGCAGGGCAGCAGGGGTGAGTCTAAGTTGTTTTACCTTTTGGAGTTTCCAACTAACTACAGTAATAGCACTGGTACTTTCTTACAAAACTGCCATTGAAATGTTGTTATATTAGGACGTCCCATCGCCAGAAGTTCCCAGCCTAGAACTGAAGAATAAACGAAGGAAAATCAAGTCTAAAAAGGGTATGTTTATTCATCTTAGCACCATGTAACCTGTGTGTGCAGTCTGTTGTGCATCTCTGATTTACCGTATGTATTTCTGGCACGTGTACAGAACGCTCCCAGGTGGACCAGCTGCTGGCAGTGTCCCTGCGGGAGGAGGAACTAAACACTTCCCTCGAGGCGTTGGATAAAAGCTTGGTCCAAGCACGTGCTGCCCTGCAGGTGGCCTACATGGAGGTCCAGCGGCTCCTAGTGCTCAAGCAGCAGGTGAAGAACCGCATAGACTTTCATCTCATAGCCATCACTGGCTTTCGGAGATGACAGCCCACAGATCAGCGTTGCAGTCTAACGCTGGTCCTCAGTTGTTTCCACATAGTGAAATATGCATATTAATAAATTTGGAAGGAAATCTGATGTActtcctctttatttttatactgaTGCTCTTTTCCTAGGTTACAATGGAGATGAGCACACTGAGATCCAAACGTATCGAGATTTTACAAGGAATTCAAGGTAGGGCTTACTTTGAATTACTGCCGATCAATCCATAGAGTAACCGCTACATAAAATTGCAATTTagatttctttgaaaaagaCTCTCTACAAATACGATAGTTTATAGTGATTAAAGTGTACacttataaataaaattagcGTTCAGCATATGTATATGTAACTTATCATTTCtcataaatcagtgtaatgcTCTAACAAATTGAATAGAATGTGATCTTAATATTTTCCTCCTCTTGCTGTTTCCAGGAGATTACACTGGAGTTAATGAGGCAGAAACAGGCAACACAGACAATCCTGCATCAACAAGTACAAAATCTGCCCTGTCCTCTCTGTTCTCCCCAATAACAACCACTGCTTCCCACTTCCCCAACTTTCCTTCACCAGCCATCCCCACACATCTCCAACAAAGCTATAGCCCCACCGCTTCCTTGTCCTCTGCTCATCCCACTTCAGGCACCACCACTTCTTCCACCACACTCCCATTACCCATCAAGCAGGAGGCTCTGCCTTCATGTTCTTTCCATCCTAAAGCTTCTGAGAGCTCCAACAGTGGCCTAAGCAGCACGGCACTGAAGCCAAATCATCCCACCTCCAATGGTATGGGCCTTTATTATTCCATATTTATGGTTTCTgtagtttttgtttcttctccttctgtATTTAAAACTGGGTCTCCATGCTTCTTCTACAGATCCCAGCCAGTCCAGTCAGTCTACTTTGTGTTTGGTCAGTCAGTCGAAGGCAGGGCTCTGCCAAGGAAGTTTCGGTTCCAaagagagtgtgtctgtgttctcAGAGCACAGTCAAGAAGGCCTGAGGGACAGTTGCTCTGCAGCTGCTGTCCAGTGTCTGGCTGACCGTCACTTAGAAGATAGTGGTATTTTCACCTCCCTGGAAAAGGCAGGCAACAGGCCCAACCAAGCTGCCAAGTCTGCCAGCCAGAGGAGCTCCAGCACCGTTGTCACGGATTGCACAGATCTTCTAGGGGAGATCACCGGTTTCCGGACCTGGCTCCCGTGTTCTCCGCAGCCAGACCTCCAGCTTTCGCCCTCTTCACAGCTTCATGAGTCCAAGAGTGGCAAGCGGGTGaggaagctgaagaagaaaaaggcacTGAGGAGGGCCCCAGGAGATGAGCACCCAGACAACAGTGACACCGAGGAGGAGGGAGACACCTTCCGTCCAATTCGCAAGCTGAAACCCAGGAAGAAGGCTAAAGTATCCCCAGGCAGCACATCTCCATCAGGCTTaaaggaggaaaaggaagaagtTGAGGTCAATGGGAAGTTATCCTTTTCTAGGACTGACCAAGTTAAGAATGTGGGAGGCAACAGGGATCACTTGTTCTTGGAAATGGTAGAACTCCCACACGCTAAATCCCATGGAGCTTCCTCCATTGACTCTCTCAGCTCCAATGATGGGCCTGTTTCACTAATCTCAGCACTGAAGAAGGAAACATCCACAAAACGCATGCCTCAAACCCCTGCGGCAGCAAAATCAGAATCTCAGACAGTTGCCTGCAATGAGGTCACTTCCACAAGTGAGCTGGATGGCAGCATCAGAGTCAAAATGCATAGAAGGTGAGATCTTCTCGTTGCGaagatgaataatttttttaaataaataggcAAATGAAGGATTATATTCCAGGCAGTGCAGTGAATTTTATTACTggcatttaaatttgtgaaagaGATGAGGGCAGGAACATTTTCCaaatctgatttgttttttgtttctctagTAAAAATCAACAACCCCTTTCTTCCGAGAAAGTATTCAGGAGTGGTTCAGGTAAGCCCCGTTCaccattcagattttttccaaTATTAACATAAAACTCCAGAGTCGCAGCTCCCACATTATACtacttgcatttattaatttacctgtcACGTaaagaaattttacatttacatttattcatttatcagatgcttttgtccaaagtgacatatatctcagcaaaagtacaatttatgcattacattaagagaaagagatatagctgcagacatgtgactcaagtaaacctagtttgttaccttccacttgctgcaccgaggttcattgttcgagtaggtgcataaaacacaggatagacaaatcctgataccctcccaccagttttttttttttttttttttttatttaaatattataagatacacaaacaagcaataCGGTTATacaccatttacacagcaggttaattttttactggagcaatttttcaTAAGTACATTGCTGAAAGGTACTGcagtcagaagtgggatttcaacctggaACCTTCGTGTTCTTTGAGTCCAAACGTGGCAGCTCTGACTACTGCGCTGCCTGCTGCTTGTATCACATTCAGGTCCTATGTAATGATGTCCCATCTAATGAAAACATGCTGCAGCGGcttctgaaaatatataccctttTTCATACGTGGGTCTTACTGTACAACGGCATTTTTGCCCTTTATGCCATCATTCTGAATCTGTTCATGTCATTTGCACCGTCTTGACAAAGGTGCAACAAACAGTATAATCATACAGTATACACATGCAGTCAACTCCATATAGGTGATTGCCGACAACAAGGCCCAGTCGGAAGCAGCCATTCGgtactacatttacatagtaAAAATGGACTAAACACTCATAGGAGCATTAAGATTGCAGAAcacaatgggtaaatcattgtaaggagctCAATATATTATGCCTAATATTGGACAAAGGTGTTGGCTGAGtcgttaataataaaaattatgcatATAAACAGCCTTATTCTAGGTTCTGAGTGTGCAGACTGTGTCGGGCTCTTATCTCTCGTACTGGCTGTCTCAGCTGATGTATTGCAAGCTCAGCCCTGTGACAAGACAGAATTAGAATCCTTCACTTTCGGCAGACAAATATAGGCTTGAGTGACCCAAAATTCCTTTTTAAGGGCAAAGTATTCTTGGAGCAATCAGTGTGTAAAGGATCCAAGCCTTAGTTGTTCATATGTTAGTGTGAACTATGGTAACCACACACAGGGATCAGATTTGTTTATTATACCCTTCTCCTAAAAGAGCAGAGCAGCTACACACGATAAAAATATTGAAGAATATCACGACAGCTGAATTTTGTGATTTTGAGTCTCATGCTTTCATGCTGCAGGTTGTCTCTCAAGGTTCATCAAATTCATCAGAGATCTTTCCAGTTCCCTCACTGcttttgaatgttttcattCGGCAATCTATAAAGTACATTCGTGCCTTGCTTACATTTGTCTTTATATGTCTTCATGTGGATGATGCTTTTTACCAAAGTGACTTGCGATATTAAGCtccttgcaattatttaccaatttacatagcagggtcatttttactggagcgcttcacagtaagtaccttggtcaggggtACTACGCTGGGAGGTGGATTACGAGCTTTGTCtttcgagtccaaaggcagcagctctaatcgctacACCACCGGCTGCCAACCTGTTGGGATGGATTGAGTGCTAATATTAaccattctgaaaaaaaagttgctgAGACACAATAGGTCCCAGAATGAGTGGAGAAAAACTGAGAGAAAGCGAAAACGGCAACATGCACTGACTTTCATATGTAAATGGATTAATGTAGgtctttatttcatttgcacTGCACcatacttttgtttgtttgcatgcCACAGACATGTCCTTGGAGCTGGGTGACGAAGAGGAACCTACCGAGGGCTCGTTTGAGGGCCACCAGGCTGCCATCAGTTCTATGCAGATCCATGGCGGCCTCCTGTACACATGTTCTGGGGACCGCACGGTGCGGGCATTTGACCTGGTGGTAAGTGGCTGGAGaagcttcttcagcttgacTACGTGTGAGTGCCATCAGAGATGCAGGTCCCAAGAATTtagtttttggttttgtttttagtCCATTTACTATGAGTGCTTAGTCCGCAAAGCCCCCCTCATATGTGAGCGCTGGgttttcattttccagtttagAAAAAGCCTGTTTCCCGTTTTCTCTTACTGACAGCTGAACacttattaattttgcaaaagGACGTCAACATGTAGCTCTCTTCCACTTCGTAGAGTCGGAAGTGTGTGGCAGTATTTGAGGGCCACACCACGAAGGTGAACTGCTTGTTCATGTCATCAGGGTTGGGTCTACAGCACCGCCTCTACACCGGCTCAAGCGATCAAACCATACGCTGCTACAATCCCGAGGTTCTGTCCTTGTACTTTTAAATGTTCATACCATCCTAGCTGAGAGGAAATAAGATGCTAAGTTTCAACATTCATCATTGCTTTTTCCCAACTGCCTCCACTTGCACAGACCCAAGAGTGTCAGGAACAGTTCTCTATGGCCGACCGGGTCCTGTGTTTCCACAGCCGCTGGAAGGTTCTGTATGCTGGCCTTGCTAATGGATCTGTGGTTAGTCTCAGCCTCAAGGTGAGCAGTGACAGGTCCCTGTAGGAAAGCATCACGGGTCattagttgatgtttttttctaaaacgTATACAGGTCGTCTTTGGCTTACAATGGGGTTCCGTTCCAATGACCTCATCGTAAGCTGCAAACCCCCTTAAAGTATATTATACTAGGAACCATAAGAATATATAAACACTTGACATCAATGTTATGTAGCATAATGTggcatctttttttaaactaatttgaCACATTCATGTTAAcataatattaatgtaaaataataaatgcagtacagtattataattatgCTTTCATGCTGtgctattttcactttcatttcaaaatttttgtATCACTTTTCTGTACCACCAGAAAACTTATGTTTTCTCTTGCCAGTCATTTAAGAAAAAGTGTCTTGAATTGAATCACAAATGAACCATTCTGTAAATATAACaaagtttttgtaaataaaatgcacataagggcagttggtagcataaTGTTTAGAGCTattccctttggatccaaaggttgcatgtttgaatcctaTTCTAGTCGTAGCACCCTTGgccaaggtatttaccctaaattgctccagtaacattatacacctgtataaatgagtaaataactgtaaatagctcaacgttgttgctttgggggaaagcgtcagctaaaagaaatgcatttcgtactattgttttttttttttttgaaaactttcttTCTCCTATCTCTCTGCCTGCTGGATCACCAGACAAACCAACTGCTGGATGTGTTTGAATGCCACGGGCCACGAGCTGTTAGTTGCCTGGCATCAGCACAGGAGGGGACGCGTCGCATCCTGCTGGTGGGCTCCTATGACTGTACTGTGAGTGTACGGGATGCCAGGAGTGGCCTCCTGCTGCGTAGCCTGGAGGGTCACACCAAGACCGTGCTCTGCATGAAGGTGGGGACCAGATCACATTGCACATCAAagatgaataataaatgcacTGACTATCTCACTACTGCAGTTCTGTAAAGGAGTTATAAAGAAACCCATGCACATGAATACACAGATAAATAAACACACCTGAACATATTCAATGTGATAGACATATACACACGTTCCTAATATTGGCAATAAAAGGACTTTCGTTAGGTACTCAATTGTATTTCCCTCATCCTTATAGGTGGTCAATGATCTGGTCTTCAGTGGTTCCAGTGATCAGTTGGTTCATGCTTATAACATCCATGTAAgtcacagtttaaaaatatagctCTTTCATTGTTAATTTCATATAGCTGGAATATtgttggggtgcggtggcgcagtgggttggaccacagtcctgctgtccggtgggtctggggttcgagtcccgcttggggtaccttgcgacggactggcgtcccgtcctgggtgtgtcccctccccctccggccttacgccctgtgttgccgggtaggctccggttccccgtgaccccatatgggacaagcggctctgaagatgtgtgtgtgtgtgtgtgtgtgtggaatattGTTACCTCTCATTTGATGTAATTGCTGTGAGTTTATTATAGAGTTATTtagcatacatacagtactgtgcaaaagtcttaggtacttagatgtttcacaaaactgTTTTACATGGTTATTTAAAGAGtatattttacaatttcaagcattccttttgcaaaaagttacattacagtacagtaagggttttgtatgtcattaaagaaagtatatatacacacacacacacacacacagtctgagaccacttgtcctgagcggggtcgtgacaaactggagcctaacccagcaaaacaaggcgcagggctggagggggaggggatgcacccaggacaggatgccagtccatcgcaagggaccccaagcgggactcgaaccccagacccgccagagagcgggacctggccaagcccaccgcaccaagcggttgttgacgatggatggttactaagctttgtaggaagttcattaattaagagcattatttttggaagcattttcactttacagctcccccccccaaccaagtgcctaaaacttttgtgCAGTACTGTAAGTATTAAGGTGCATGCATTTACAAACAAAGCACATCTGTCTTTATTAACAATGGtgatcctttttgtttttacccagGGTAAGAAGTTTGCAGTTTTATATCATTCCATATTTTTCTGAATGTCTCTGCAGACAGGAGAACTGGTACGGGTTTATAAAGGCCACAGTCATGCTGTCACTGTAGTCACCATCCTGAGCAAGGTGATGGTTACAGCTTGTTTGGACAAGCTGGTACGCGTCTTTGATTTGCAGGTGAGTCTCCTGTACCTATAATCACAAAGACAGCCTAGCCTATGGTGGAAAAGTGTCACTTTATTGAACATTTTGCATGAGGTATTGATGAGTTCATGGGGAACCATAAGTGTCTTCTGATCGTTTTACCGTCTGCTTTGTGCTGTTGCCCTCAGTCCCACGAACAGCTGCAGGTGTACGGAGGACACAAGGATATGGTCACATGCATGGTGGTCCACAAAAACATGGTGAGTGTGCAGCCAGATGCATAATGTGTGGTTGCTCTCTGGGAGTGTGACAGGAGTGGTTTTTGTACTGTTGGTACTATTTCTGTAGTGCTGGCAGCACTGCCAATGAGAATTCATTCTCTTTTCCAGATATACACTGGTTGCTATGATGGGAGTGTACAGGCTGTCAGACTCAACCTGATCAAGAACAACCGCTGCTGGGTGAGTCCCAGGACTACCAGTGTTGGGCAAGCAACTCACAGAATTGACTGATGAACCTGACTCGTTTCTTTAGACTTTAGCTCTCTGTTAATTGAAGTGCGTAGCGAAGCATCTTGAGTCGCTCTCCTCATCTTCATGAAAGgagtttataaaaatatagacaGCCTTCTGGTAAAGGGTGTACACGGATAAAGGTATGATTGTTGGGTGAGTGAATTTCTCTTTCTCAGTGGCATGGCTGCTCCATGGTCTTCGGTGTGATGGAACATCTGCAACAGCACCTACTGACCGACCACAGCAGCTTAAACTTCCAGACGCTGAAGTGCCGCTGGAAGAACTGTGACGCTTTCTTCTCTGTGCGCAATAATACCAAGCAGGTATGGGTGTTTACACAATAAAGTCTCTATGCAGATAGGAAATGCACcattgtgatggagtggtgtgcAAAATGCAGCGCAAACCGAAATGGTTTGAGTATTTGTCGCCTTAAGCCGAATATTAAGATGAATTTCTGCGTGTAGAAACTCACAGAACATGGTCAATGTCTCTGCAGGATGTCCccaaacacatgcagaaacaTGCTGAGGAAGACGGCAAGCTGCAGGCTTGAGGGACATAACCAAGAATGTTCTACCTCCCATATTGGGAAGATGAAAAATCAAAGACATTTTGCGCAGTAGAAATATATAAATCGATCACAAATGCTTCAATTCATGACTGAGAGTGCAGCTCTGAAGTACTGTTTAAGCTCCACATCCAAGTCTGCCCCTCTTGTTGGTGTGCTTGGAACTTCTCATCTTCAAAAAGCTCTTTAATTACAGTTGGGAAAAAATactgtttcagtgtgtgcttGGAGCTGTAGATATTCCAGCATTATCATCA encodes the following:
- the znf106a gene encoding zinc finger protein 106 isoform X3, whose protein sequence is MGQERKCILCDIVYNSKREMDEHMRSMLHHRELENLKGRDCGHKCLACGVSVVGLTEYANHISNPIHKQRVEAQQQERANGHLEEEYFDEELVRLIKKRKEMIRREEEEVRKAKDESERQKQQQARQQLLQHGMQWGSGYRRFPVPSKGCSISHWQGSGAEWSSVGRCQGWPRNWLPSHQARSATWHAGANVSFHTWKSVGPSGGSLRSEGQDKNQGYRGIHSQERGFEWGSRFHWEQTRGPLFEGMVSDLNTDLRSDNFPLLSAIHVNKEYSGQKERHQEWAEARQDAKVGHQKKENLAGDHTKARTSKPCSSNPKDKVNRWAPYPPAKCSDVLPWKESNVCLPEGCQVTPPGSIKDVTLNINLEQTTTHSDGMLRKGLKEKDRGSPSPQAEQGKDRRHRNSSSSQGDCVEPSSSSTQKARINLKKATSGAYSTSGSHHKISSQDCTELRSGMNSSEPLQDHCPNYEGQRHTGVIGKVKHFEDTSMVDHVKAVLLIKEELEAESIKYKANKMREETVKKKMNLLPMNKSLDSARHNPYTDEASRCVSIQTDCSSCTHSSSLQSIQVSTSTCDTAGDAASSVQDGEEKVEREAEEENDGDKLWDDLAKKKISTVDKGLGSDSEAQSGGQSQPRSGCEVPGLSKLGFPASLKRDLTRHIGHKSKAGVREPNLNIARRIRDISGTRRSETEKDTGLKPSLRQLISCAGSRRNVNWDQVYQEVNKKKQELGKRMPRFGIEMVAIDQCDQEEINQEEEKDITLTEGFHWESICASSTAFRSATPRKQASSEGTPAMDHTDIGLSQLPTATEGGDCPEPNASEGHSRGPCSDSFQISGKASIKVETVGDDEKRESADTVEVVQDPDSVEGYSSCASGPEQNDTQSTGKKRRAAGDVPSPEVPSLELKNKRRKIKSKKERSQVDQLLAVSLREEELNTSLEALDKSLVQARAALQVAYMEVQRLLVLKQQVTMEMSTLRSKRIEILQGIQGDYTGVNEAETGNTDNPASTSTKSALSSLFSPITTTASHFPNFPSPAIPTHLQQSYSPTASLSSAHPTSGTTTSSTTLPLPIKQEALPSCSFHPKASESSNSGLSSTALKPNHPTSNDPSQSSQSTLCLVSQSKAGLCQGSFGSKESVSVFSEHSQEGLRDSCSAAAVQCLADRHLEDSGIFTSLEKAGNRPNQAAKSASQRSSSTVVTDCTDLLGEITGFRTWLPCSPQPDLQLSPSSQLHESKSGKRVRKLKKKKALRRAPGDEHPDNSDTEEEGDTFRPIRKLKPRKKAKVSPGSTSPSGLKEEKEEVEVNGKLSFSRTDQVKNVGGNRDHLFLEMVELPHAKSHGASSIDSLSSNDGPVSLISALKKETSTKRMPQTPAAAKSESQTVACNEVTSTSELDGSIRVKMHRSKNQQPLSSEKVFRSGSDMSLELGDEEEPTEGSFEGHQAAISSMQIHGGLLYTCSGDRTVRAFDLVGWVYSTASTPAQAIKPYAATIPRPKSVRNSSLWPTGSCVSTAAGRFCMLALLMDLWLVSASRQTNCWMCLNATGHELLVAWHQHRRGRVASCWWAPMTVL